The sequence below is a genomic window from Gammaproteobacteria bacterium.
TGGAGCAGTCCCCGACGCTGATGCGCGCGCGGCTGGATCTCGCGCGGGGCCGCTTCAGCAAGAGCTTCACCACCCGCAACCTCTTGGTGCCCAGCCAGGGCATCACCATGACCCTGGAGGACGGCCCCTTCAAGCACCTGGAGGGCCGCTGGCGTTTCTCGGACCTGGGGCCGGAGGGCTCGAAGGTGGAGCTGGACATGGAGTTCCAGTTCGACAGCACGCTCCTGGACCTGGTGGCGGGACCGGTGTTCGAGGACATCTGCAACTCGCTGGTGGATGCCTTCATCCGCCGCGCCACCGAGCTGCATGGCGGCTGAAGCCTCGATCCGGGTGGAGGTCTGCTACGCCCGGGCGGACGTGCAAGCCATGGTGGCGCTGACCTTGCCCACAGGTACCACGGCAGGACAGGCTGCTGAGCGCTCCGGCCTCGCGGCGCGTTTCCCTGAGATCGACCTCGCACGGGATGCATTGGGCCTGCGCGGCAAGCGCGTGGCGCCGGATCAGGTTCTGGAAGAAGGGGACCGGCTTGAGATCCTGCGGCCGCTTACGGCGGATCCCAAGGAGACGCGGCGTCGCCTGGCGGCGCGCGGAAAGACGATGTCGAGTAAAGGCTGACTCAGTTCGAGGGCGGCGCGGGTGAATTGTAGTTATCGCTGTCCGGCAGCTGCGAGGCGTCCTTGATGGTGGGCAGCTGGAGCTGCTCTTCCTTGTTCTTGACCGGCGGCTGGTCGACGCGGGTGACCTTACCGCCATCGAAGTACACGATCACGTGCCAGTCCTGTTCCGGGCGCCCGTCGTTCGGGTTCACGTAGCGCACGTAGTCCCAGCGGTTCGGGTGGAACGGGTCCTGCACCATGGCGCGGCCCAGCACGAACTGCACCTGCGCCATGGTCATGCCCGGCTTCACCTTGGCGATGCTCTCGTCGTCGAGGAAGTTGCCCTGGCGGATCTCCGGCTTGAAGCAGCCGGCGAGGCAGAGGGCGGTGGCGGCGATCAGCAGCAGGGGGCGGGCGCGCATGCGTCTTGGGTTGCGTTGCTTGAAGAGGGGAGCATAATACCTGACCAGCCCCCTCCCAAGCCAGAAAAGCCGTGACCCAAGCCTCCGCCGAGAACCAGGAACTGCGCAACGCCGGCCTCAAGGTCACGCTGCCGCGGGTCAAGATCCTGGAGATCCTGGAGCGCAGCAATCCGCGCCACATCAGCGCGGAGGACATGTACAAGGCGCTCCTGGAGTCGGGGGAGGACATCGGCCTCGCCACCGTGTACCGGGTGCTGACCCAGTTCGAGACCGCCGGCCTCGTGACCCGCCACCATTTCGAGGGCGGCCACTCGGTGTTCGAGCTGAACCAGGGCGCGCACCACGACCACATCCTGTGCGTGAAGTGCGGCCGGGTGGACGAGTTCGTGGACCCTGAGATCGAGTCGCGTCAGAAGAAGATCGCGAGCGCCAAGGGCTACGAGATGACGGACCACTCTCTCTACATCTACGGCATTTGCTCCAACTGCCGTAAGTCCATGAAGTGACCCCCAAAGCTACTGCGCTTGCCATAGCTTCGTTGCGCTTCGGACTCGCAGTAGGTCATGCACATAAGAGTGCACTCCCTCCTGCTCGCCTCGCTCTGGCTGCGCTCGCTACGCTTTGGGGTCGGGTGTGGTTCTTAGCTAGTTTGTAACCCGAGAAATCATTTCCCTGGCGTGTTTGCGGGTCGTTTCCGTGATCTCCACGCCGCCCAGCATCCGCGCCAGTTCTTCCACCTGCGATTTCTTGTCCAAGGGCTCGATCTGGGTGACGGTGCCCTGGCCCTTGGCCTGCTTCGCCACCCGGAAATGCTGGTGGGTCTGGGAGGCCACCTGGGGCAGGTGGGTGACGCAGAGCACCTGGCGCTTGCCGGCCAGGGCCCGCAGCTGCCTCCCTACGATCTCCGCCACGCCGCCGCCGATGCCCGCGTCCACCTCGTCGAAGATCATGGACGGGATCGCCGCCGCCTGGGCCGCCATCACCTGGATGGCGAGGGAGATGCGCGAGAGCTCGCCGCCGGAGGCCACCTTGGCCAGCGGCTTCTCCGGCTGGCCCTTGTTGGCGCTCACCAGGAACTCCACCTGGTCCACGCCCTTGGCGGTGAAGCGTTCCACGTCGGCCGTCACCGCCACGCTGAACTTGCCGCCGGCCATGCCCAGTTCTTGCATGGCGGCCGTGACTTTCTTGCCGAGGTCGGCCGCGGTCTTCACGCGTTTGGCGTGGAGCTCCTCGGCAGCCTTCTTGTAGGAAGCCTCCAGGCGCTTGAGTTCCGCCTCCAGGTCCTGCAGCGCGATGTCGGAGTTCTCCAGGGTCCTGAGTTCCACCTGCAACGCATCGAAGCGTCCCAGGAGGTGCTCCGGTTCGATGCGGTGCTTGCGGGCGAGGTCGTGGATGGAGCCGAGGCGGCTCTCCAGCCACTCCAGGCGCTTGGGATCCATGTCCAGGTCCGCGAGATAGCCGCGTAGCGCGTCGGCTGCCTCGGAGATCTGCACCTCCGCATCCGCCAAGGTGCGGCGGATGGCCTCGAACCTGGGTTCCAGCTCGCTCGTGGCGTCGAGGGCGGCGAGGGCGCGGCTCACCAGCTGGTGCGCGGTGCCTTCCTCGGCTTCGTACAGTGAATCCAGCGTGGCCTGGGCCGTCTCCAGCAGCTTGCCGCCGTGGGCGAGGCGCTTGTGCTCGGCGTCGATGGCCTGCACCTCGCCGGGCTTCAGGGCCAGGGCGGAGAGCTCCGCGACCTGGTGGCGCAGCATCTCGATGCGGGAATCCCGGTCGCCGGCCGCGGCCTTGAGGGTGGCGAGCCGGTCATGGGTGATCTTCCACTCGCCATGCAGCTTGGCGACCGCCTGCAGCAGGTTGGCGTGGTCGCCGTAGCCGTCAAGCAGCGCCATCTGCGCGGCCGGGCGCATCAGGGACTGATGCTCGTGCTGGCCGTGGATGTCCAGCAAGAGCTCGCCGAGTTCCTTGAGGGAGGCGAGGGGCACGCTGCGGCCGTTGATCTGGGCGCGGGAACGGCCGTCCTTGCCCACCACCCGGCGCAGGATGCACTGGCCGTCGTCGGCGAGGTCGTTGTCCTCGAGCCAGGCGGCGGCGTCCTTCGCGTCCCTGAGGTCGAACTCGGCGCTCATCTCGGCTTTCTCGCTGCCGTGGCGCACCACGTCCGCGTCGGCCCGGTCACCCAGCACCAGGCCCAGGGCATCCACCAGGATGGACTTGCCCGCGCCGGTCTCGCCGGTGAGCACGGTCATGCCCGGTTTGAATTCCAGTTCCAGGGTGTCGATGATCGCGAAGTCGCGGATCAGGATGTGCGTCAGCATCGCTTCAGTGCTTGTCGCCGTGATGGTTGGCGCGTCCGCCCCAGTGGAGCTTGGTGCGCAGGATCGTATAGTAATCGTAACCGCGCGGATGGATGAAGGAGAGGCGCTGGCCGGCGCACTTCACCTGCACGCGCGCACCGGTGTCCATGAGTTCCGCATGCTGGCCGTCCCAGGTCACCTGGGCGCGGCCGCCGTGGGTGTCGCCGACGCGGATCTCCACCACGCTCTTGCCCGACACCACGATGGGGCGGTCGCCTAGGGTGTGGGGGCAGATGGGGACGAGCGCGATGGCGTCCATGGCGGGGTGCACGATCGGCCCGCCGCCGGAGAGCGCATAGGCGGTGGAACCGGTGGGCGTCGCCACCACGATGCCGTCCGCCCGGTAAGCGCAGACGAAGTGGCCGTCCACCCAGGTCTCGAACTCGATGAGACGGCCGCCGTCGGACTTGTGCACCACCACGTCGTTGAGCGCCGGGTGCGTGCCGCCGGGTCCGGTGCCCTCCAGCATCAGCCGGTCCTCGCGGCTGTACTCGCCCTTCAGCATGGCGGCGATGTCGTCCTGCACCTGGTCCGGGGTGATGTCCGCGAGGAAGCCGAGCCTGCCGAGGTTCACGCCCAAGAGCGGGATGGGCCGCACCGCCACCGCATGGGCGGCCTTCAGCAGCGTCCCGTCGCCGCCGACCACGATGAGCAGGTCCGCCTTGGCGGCGAGCAGGGCGATGGGCAGGAGCTGGACGCCGCTGCTGACCGGGAGCGCCAGCGCCTCATCCCCATAGACCGTGACCTGGGCTTCGGTGAGTTGCCGGGCGAGCCGGACGGTCATCTCCGTCACCTGCGGGTCGTTGACGCGGCCCATGAGGCCGATGGTGGCAAAGCGGGAAGCCATATGGGGCGGCACGTTAGCATGGGACCCCTTGCAGGCCAACGCCTGGCGGGAGCTTCTGCGGCTAAGTCCTTGACAGGAAAGGGTACAACTGGATAATCCCGCTTTAGCACTCGCCTTAAATGAGTGCCAAGCCACCCTGTAGGCGACATGATCAACGAGAGCCACGACAAGACCCTCAGCGACCGCGCCCAGTACCTGCTCAAGGTGCTGGTGGAGCGCTACATCCGCGACGGCGAACCGGTCGGCTCCCGTACCCTCTCCAAGGATTCCGGCCTCGACCTCAGCCCCGCCAGCATCCGCAACATCATGGCGGACCTGGAGGAGCTGGGGCTCATCGTCTCCCCCCATACCTCCGCCGGGCGCGTCCCCACGGTGAAGGGCTACCGGCTTTTCGTGGATACGCTGCTCAAGGTGAAGCCCCTGGACGAGCAGGAGGTGCGGCTCATGCGCAGCCACCTGGACCCGGCGGAGACCAGCCCGCAGCAGCTGCTCGCTTCCGCCTCGGGGCTCCTCTCCGCCATCACCCGCATGACCGGCGTGGTGACGCTGCCCAAGCGCGAGCAGGCTTCCTGGCGGCACATCGAGTTCATGCCGCTCGCCGACAACCGGGTGCTGGTGATCCTGGTGCTGGTGGATGGCGAGGTGCAGAACCGGGTGCTGCACCTGGAGCGCGGCTACGACGCCGCCGCCCTGCAGCAGATAAGCAACTACCTGAACAGCCACTTCGCCGGGCGCGACCTCTCGGAGCTGCGCCGCGGCCTCCTGAACGAGCTCAACCGCACCCGCGAGTCCATGAACGAGCTGATGCACGCCGCCATCACCATGGCGGACAAGGTGTTCCAGGTCCGCGGCGGCGAGCCCACCTACATGATGGCGGGCGAGACCAACCTCATGGAATTCGCCGAGCTCTCGGACGTGGAGAAGCTCAGGCGCCTGTTCGACGCGTTCAACCACAAGCGCGACATCCTCACGCTGCTGGACAAGTGCATCGCCGCCGAGGGCGTGCAGATCTTCATCGGCGAGGAATCCGGCTACAAGGTGCTGGATGAGGTGAGCGTGGTGAGCGCGCCCTACAGCATGGGCGAAGGCGTGGTGGGGGTGCTGGGCGTGATCGGCCCCACCCGCATGGCCTACGAGCGGGTCATCCCCATCGTGGACGTGACGGCGCGGCTGCTCAGTGCCGCCTTGAACCCCCGGAAATAAGCCCAAGATTCTGGACAGGGGCGGGCAGCATGAGGCTGCCCGCTGCATTTACATGAAATAGGAAGGATGATGGAGCACATGAACGACGAGCAGACCAAGCCTGCCGCAGCACCCGAAGTGGACCCCAACGCGGCCACCTTGGATCCCGTGCAGGCCCTGCAGGCGGCGCTCGCTGTCGCCGAGGCCAAGGCTGTGCAGAACTACGACAGCTACCTGCGCGCCGTGGCGGAGCAGGACAATATCCGCAAGCGCGGCCAGCGCGACCTGGAGCAGGCCCACAAGTTCGGCCAGGACCGCATCCTGGGCGACCTCCTGCCCGTGAAGGACAGCCTGGAGATGGCGTTGCAGTCCCTGGCCGGCAAGCCCGATGCGGCCCCGCTCCTGACCGGTGTGGACATGACCCTGAAGCTCCTGGCCACGGCCCTGGAGAGGCAGGGGGTGAAGGAGGTGAGCCCCGCCAAGGGCGAGGCCTTCAACCCGGAGTTCCATGAGGCCATGGCCACCCAGGAGAGCGCCGAGGTCCCGGCGGACGCGGTCGTCACTACCGTCCAGAAGGGATATGTATTGAACGGCCGGCTGCTCAGGCCGGCGCGGGTATTGGTGGCGCGGACGCCGAAAAGCGCTTGAAAACCCGCGACATACCCCCAGATAGTCAATAACAAATTTCACACCTTTCCGGAGCCAAGACATGAGCAAGATCATCGGCATCGACCTCGGGACCACCAACTCCTGCGTGGCCATCATGGAAGGCGGCAAGCCCCGCGTCATCGAGAACAGCGAGGGTGACCGCACCACGCCGTCCATCGTCGCCTTCACCAAGGAGAACGAGGTGGTGGTGGGCCAGTCGGCCAAGCGCCAGGCGGTCACCAACCCCAAGAACACCCTGTACGCGATCAAGCGCCTCATCGGCCGCAAGTTCAAGGACGACGTGGTGCAGAAGGACGTGGGCATGGTGCCCTACAAGATCGTGGGCGCCGACAACGGCGACGCCTGGGTGGACGTGAACGACAAGAAGATGGCGCCGCCGGAGATCTCCGCGCGCGTGCTCATGAAGATGAAGAAGACCGCCGAGGACTACCTGGGCGAGCCCGTCACCGAGGCGGTCGTGACCGTGCCTGCCTACTTCAACGACTCCCAGCGCCAGGCCACCAAGGACGCCGGCAAGATCGCCGGGCTGGAAGTGAAGCGCATCATCAACGAGCCGACCGCGGCCGCACTCGCCTACGGCATGGACAAGGTCAAGGGCGACCGCAAGATCGCTGTGTATGACCTGGGTGGCGGCACCTTCGACGTGTCCATCATCGAGATCGCGGAAGTGGACGGCGAGCACCAGTTCGAGGTGCTGGCCACCAACGGCGACACCTTCCTGGGCGGCGAGGACTTCGACAAGCGCATCATCGACTTCATCGCCGACGAGTTCCGCAAGGAGCAGGGCATCGACGTGCGCAGCGATCCGCTGGCCATGCAGCGTCTCAAGGAGGCTGCCGAGAAGGCCAAGATCGAGCTCAGCTCTAACCAGCAGACCGAGGTGAACCTGCCGTACATCACGGCCGACGCCTCCGGTCCCAAGCACCTCAACGTGAAGCTGACCCGCGCCAAGCTCGAGTCGCTGGTGGGCGATCTCATCAGCAAGACCGTCGAGCCCTGCCGCATCGCGCTCAAGGACGCCGGCCTTTCGGCCTCCGACCTGCAGGACGTGATCCTGGTGGGCGGCCAGACCCGCATGCCCAAGGTGCAGGAGACGGTGAAGGAGTTCTTCGGCCGCGAGCCGCGCAAGGACGTGAACCCGGACGAGGCGGTGGCCGTGGGCGCCGCGATCCAGGCCGGCGTGCTCAAGGGCGACGTCAAGGACGTGCTGCTGCTGGACGTGACCCCGCTGTCGCTGGGCATCGAGACCCTGGGCGGCGTCATGACCAAGCTGATCGAGAAGAACACCACCATCCCCACCAAGGCCTCGCAGACCTTCTCCACCGCCGAGGACAACCAGACCGCGGTGACCGTGCACGTGCTGCAGGGTGAGCGCGAGATGGCGCGCGACAACAAGTCGCTGGGCCGCTTCGACCTCGCGGACCTGCCGACCGCCCCGCGCGGCGTGCCGCAGATCGAGGTGAGCTTCGACATCGACGCGAACGGCATCCTCAACGTGTCCGCCAAGGACAAGGCCACCGGCAAGGCGCAGTCCATCGTCATCAAGGCCTCCTCGGGCCTCAGCGACGACGAGGTCAAGCGCATGATCAAGGACGCCGAGGCCCACGCCGAGGAGGACCGCAAGCAGCGCGAGATCGTGGATGCCCGCAACCAGGCGGACGCCCTGATCCATGCCGCCGAGAAAGGCATGTCAGAGTTGGGTGACAAGGTCTCCGGCGAGGAGCGCGCGGCCATCGAGTCCGCGGTGCAGGACCTCAAGGCCGTGCTCAAGAACGACGACAAGGCGGTGATCGAAGCCAAGGCCAAGGCCCTGGCGGACGCTTCCGGCAAGATGGCCGAGCGCCTCTACGCCGCCAAGAACGAGGCGGGTGCCGCACAGCCGGGTCAGCAGGGCCCTGGCGCAGGCCAGAGCGGCGGCAAGGACGACGTGGTGGACGCGGAGTTCGAAGAGGTCAAGAAGGACAAGTAAGTCCCGGCCGCGTCCGGACGAGAACTGAAACATCGCGCCGGGACCCGTCATGCACGGGCCCCGGCGCGGCACTGTTGGAGGAGCAGCAACTTGCAACCGATGGGCACAGGCAGGATGGAAGCCTTCAGCGACGGGGTGCTCGCCGTCATCATCACCATCATGGTGCTGGAGATGAAGGTGCCCGAGGGCGGCACTCTCGCCGCGCTCGAGTCGGTGCTGCCCGTGTTCCTGGTGTACGTGCTGAGTTTCATCAACATCGGCCTCTACTGGAACAACCACCATCACCTGCTGCACGCCGCGCAGCGCATCAACGGGCGCGCCATGTGGGCGAACCTGCACCTCCTGTTCTGGCTCTCGCTGGTGCCCTTCGTCACCGGCTGGATGGGCGAGAACCACTTCTCGGCGGTGCCGACGGCGCTCTACGGCGCTGTATTGCTGATGGCGGCCGTCGCCTACACGCTGTTGCAGAACTCCCTCATGGCGACCGAGGGGCAGCGCGGCGCCTTGAAGCGCGCCGTGGGTGACGACTTCAAGGGCAAGCTCTCCCTCGTCTGCTACGTGCTGGCGATCCCGCTGGCGTTCGTGCACCAGGCCATCTCCGACCTCCTGTATGTGGCGGTGGCGGTGATGTGGCTGATGCCGGACCGGCGCATCGAACGGGTGACACCGGCATGAGCAAGCGCGACTACTACGAGGTGCTGGGCGTGAAGCGCGGCGCGGACGAGGCCGAGATCAAGAAGGCCTACCGCCGCCTCGCCATGAAGCACCATCCGGACCGTAACCCCGGCGACAAGCAGTCGGAGGAGCACTTCAAGGAGGCCAAGGAGGCCTATGAGGTCCTCACCGACGCCAAGAAGAAGGCGGCCTACGACCAGTTCGGCCACGCCGGCGTGGATGCCCACGCGGCCGGCGCGCGCGGTCCCGGCGGCGCGGGTTTCGACCCCAACGACATCTTCGGTGACATCTTCGGCGAGGCCTTCGGCGACATCTTCTCCGGCGGCCGCCGCGGCGGCGGTCAGCGGGTATACCGCGGCGCCGACCTGCGCTACGGGCTGGAACTGACCCTGGAGCAAGCGGTGTCCGGCGACACCGTCACCGTGCAGGTGCCGACCCTCGCGAGCTGCGAGGTCTGCCACGGCAGCGGCGCCAAGCCCGGCAGCCAGCCCACCACCTGCAGCACCTGCGGCGGGCGTGGGCAGGTGCGCATGCAGCAGGGCTTCTTCACGGTGCAGCAGACCTGCCCGCGCTGCCGCGGCACCGGCAAGATGATCTCGGATCCCTGCGGCAACTGCCACGGCCAGGGACGCGTCGAGAAGGAGAAGACCCTGTCGGTGAAGATCCCGGCGGGCGTGGATAACGGCGACCGCATCCGCCTCTCCGGCGAGGGCGAGGCGGGGCCCAACGGCGGGCCGGCGGGCGACCTCTACGTGGAGATCAGCGTCGAGCCCCACGAGATCTTCAGCCGCGACGGCGCCGACCTCGCCTGCGAGGTGCCGGTGTCCTTCGTGACCGCGTCACTGGGCGGCGAGATCGAGGTGCCGACCCTGGGCGGCAGCGTCTCCCTCAAGATCCCGGCCGAGACCCAGACCGGCAAGGTGTTCCGCCTGCGGGGCAAGGGCGTGAAGCCCGTGCGCGGCGGCGGCACCGGCGACCTCCTGTGCCGCGTCGAGGTGGAGACGCCGGTGAACCTGAACAAGGAGCAGAAGGAACTGCTCAAGAAGTTCGACGCCGCCCTGAAGGCGGATGGCGGCAAGCATTCTCCCAAGGAGCAGGGCTGGCTGGAGAGCGTCAAAAAGTTCTTCAGGGAGAAGGCGTGAGCGCGCCGGTCCGCATCGCGCTCCTGGGTGCCGCCGGCCGCATGGGCCAGGCGGTACTGGAGGCAGGCGGAGGGCGCCCGGATATCAAGTTCACCGCCGCGCTGGTGAAAGCCGGAAGCTCCGCGCATGGCAAGACCTCCCACGGGCTGAGCTATGGCAGCGATCTGGCTGAAGCCTTATCTGATGCCGATGTGCTGCTGGATTTCTCCCTGCCCGAGTCCACCGGCGAGGCCCTGGAAGCCTGTCTCGCGGCGGGCAAGCCCCTCGTCACCGGCGTCACCGGCATGGACGAGGCGCTCAAGCTGCGGCTCAAGGCGGCGGGAGAGCGCATCCCGGTGCTGGCGGCGCCCAACATGAGCCTGGGGGTGGCGCTGCTCACCCGCATGGCGGAGCAGGCGGCGCGGGTGCTGGGCCCGGACTTCGACATCGAGGTGGCTGAAGCTCACCACAAGCATAAGAAGGATGCCCCCTCGGGCACGGCCCTGGCCTTGGCGGACGTCATGGCCCGGGCGCGGGGCACGGGTCCCGTGGACAAGCGCCTGGAACGGCAGGGCGCGCGTGCGCCGGGCAGCATCGGTTTCTCGGTGGTCCGGGCCGGGGACATCGTCGGCGAACACACGGTGCTCTTCGCCGGTGCCGGCGAAAGGCTGGAGCTCAGCCACCGGGCCCAGAGCCGCGCCACCTTCGCCCAGGGCGCCCTGCGCGCCGCCGTCTGGATCGCCGGCCGTCCCGCCGGTTCCTATACGCTCACCGACACGCTCGCCTGACAGAAAATCGCGCCAGGGCGTAGACGCTCGCCGCGCGCATCCGTTAAAATTAACAAGTTTTGTTGTACGGGGGTGTCCTTGGAACATCCAGCCATCCTGGCCCTTGCGGACGGTACGATATTCCGGGGCATTTCCATTGGTGCGGCGGGTTCCACGACCGGCGAGGTGGTGTTCAACACCGCCATGACCGGGTACCAGGAGATCCTCACCGACCCCTCGTACTCCCGTCAGCTCGTCACGCTCACCTATCCCCACATCGGCAACACCGGCGTCAACGATGCCGACCGCGAGTCCGCGCGCGTGATGGCCGCCGGCCTCATCATCCGCGACCTGCCGCTGGCCATGAGCAGCTGGCGCGCGAAGGACACCCTGGACGGGCACCTGAAGCGCGAGAACATCGTCGCCATCTCCGGCATCGACACCCGCAAGCTCACGCGCCTGCTGCGCACCCAGGGTGCCCAGAACGGCTGCATCCTGGCCGGCGCCAAGGTGGACGAGGCGGAGGCGCTGAAGCAGGCGCGGGCGTTCCCGGGCCTGAAGGGCATGGACCTTGCCAAGGTGGTGAGCACCACCAAGCCCTACGAGTTCAAGCAGGGTACCTGGCGGCTCGAGACCGACAGTTGCCCCACCGTGGACGGCGGCCGCTTCCACGTGGTGGCCTACGACTACGGCGTGAAGCACAACATACTGCGCATCCTCGTGGACCACGGCTGCCGCGTGACGGTGGTGCCGGCCCAGATGCCCGCGCAGGAGGCCCTGGCCCTGAAGCCGGACGGCATCTTCCTCGCCAACGGCCCCGGCGACCCGGAGCCCTGCGATTACGCCATCGCCGCCATCCGCGAGCTCCTCACCACCGGCATCCCGGTGTTCGGCATCTGCCTCGGCCACCAGCTGCTCGGCCTCGCCAGCGGCGCCAAGACCGTGAAGATGAAGTTCGGCCACCACGGCGGCAACCATCCGGTCATCGACCTCGATACCGGCCGGGTCATGATCTCCAGCCAGAACCACGGCTTCGCGGTGGACGAGGCCACGCTGCCTTCCAACCTGCGCGCCACCCACCGCTCGCTGTTCGACGGCACGCTGCAGGGTGTGGAACGGACCGACTGCGAGGCCTTCAGTTTCCAGGGGCACCCCGAGGCGAGCCCCGGACCCCACGACGTGAAGCCGCTGTTCGAGCGCTTCGTGCGCGCCATGTCCGCGCGCGCCGGGCGCAAGGACAAGGCCGTCGCGACGGGCTGACATCTATCGGTGATGGGACGGGCAGGGCGGTGATCATCAGGCTGCCCCGGCCGTCACGCGCCTGAACCAGGAGTCGAGAGCAGACATGCCGAAGCGCACAGACATCAAGAGCGTGCTCATCATCGGCGCGGGGCCCATCGTCATCGGCCAGGCCTGCGAATTCGATTATTCCGGCGCCCAGGCCTGCAAGGCCCTGCGCCAGGAGGGCTACCGGGTCATCCTGGTGAACTCCAACCCCGCGACCATCATGACCGACCCGGAGATGGCCGACGCCATATATATAGAGCCGATCCACTGGACCACCCTGGCCCGCATCATCGAGAAGGAGCGCCCGGACGCGCTGCTTCCCACCATGGGCGGGCAGACCGCGCTCAACTGCGCCCTGGACCTGGTGAGGGAAGGGGTGCTGGCGAAGCACAAGGTGGAGATGATCGGCGCCTCCCGCGAGGCCATCGACATGGCCGAGGACCGCGACCAGTTCCGCCGCGCCATGCGCGAGATCGGGCTGGAGACGCCGCGTGCCGGCCTCGCCCACAACATGGAGGAGGCGCTCGCCGTGCAGGCGGAGATCGGCTTCCCCACCATCATCCGTCCCTCGTTCACGCTCGGCGGCTCCGGCGGCGGCATCGCCTACAACCGCGACGAGTTCGTGGAGATCTGCGAGCTCGGCCTCGAC
It includes:
- the dnaJ gene encoding molecular chaperone DnaJ; the encoded protein is MSKRDYYEVLGVKRGADEAEIKKAYRRLAMKHHPDRNPGDKQSEEHFKEAKEAYEVLTDAKKKAAYDQFGHAGVDAHAAGARGPGGAGFDPNDIFGDIFGEAFGDIFSGGRRGGGQRVYRGADLRYGLELTLEQAVSGDTVTVQVPTLASCEVCHGSGAKPGSQPTTCSTCGGRGQVRMQQGFFTVQQTCPRCRGTGKMISDPCGNCHGQGRVEKEKTLSVKIPAGVDNGDRIRLSGEGEAGPNGGPAGDLYVEISVEPHEIFSRDGADLACEVPVSFVTASLGGEIEVPTLGGSVSLKIPAETQTGKVFRLRGKGVKPVRGGGTGDLLCRVEVETPVNLNKEQKELLKKFDAALKADGGKHSPKEQGWLESVKKFFREKA
- the dapB gene encoding 4-hydroxy-tetrahydrodipicolinate reductase, with amino-acid sequence MSAPVRIALLGAAGRMGQAVLEAGGGRPDIKFTAALVKAGSSAHGKTSHGLSYGSDLAEALSDADVLLDFSLPESTGEALEACLAAGKPLVTGVTGMDEALKLRLKAAGERIPVLAAPNMSLGVALLTRMAEQAARVLGPDFDIEVAEAHHKHKKDAPSGTALALADVMARARGTGPVDKRLERQGARAPGSIGFSVVRAGDIVGEHTVLFAGAGERLELSHRAQSRATFAQGALRAAVWIAGRPAGSYTLTDTLA
- the carA gene encoding glutamine-hydrolyzing carbamoyl-phosphate synthase small subunit, giving the protein MEHPAILALADGTIFRGISIGAAGSTTGEVVFNTAMTGYQEILTDPSYSRQLVTLTYPHIGNTGVNDADRESARVMAAGLIIRDLPLAMSSWRAKDTLDGHLKRENIVAISGIDTRKLTRLLRTQGAQNGCILAGAKVDEAEALKQARAFPGLKGMDLAKVVSTTKPYEFKQGTWRLETDSCPTVDGGRFHVVAYDYGVKHNILRILVDHGCRVTVVPAQMPAQEALALKPDGIFLANGPGDPEPCDYAIAAIRELLTTGIPVFGICLGHQLLGLASGAKTVKMKFGHHGGNHPVIDLDTGRVMISSQNHGFAVDEATLPSNLRATHRSLFDGTLQGVERTDCEAFSFQGHPEASPGPHDVKPLFERFVRAMSARAGRKDKAVATG